TTAATTGTAAGGCGCACGAAGGACTAATTACTTATCAGACTAATCCTTTTTTGCTCATTAGGTCCTGTGCCTTTGCTCCGTGGTTCTTGCTGCCCCCCAGGGCTACAACTACAATCCCGGCCCGTCCGGCTTTGGCGGAATCAGCACCTCCACCGGTGGAGGCTCCTTCTTCCAGGGCGCCGTCCAGGTGCCCCCCGGTCAGCCGCAGGCCGTCTACCAGCAGCCGGCTGCTCAGACtcaccaccaacagcagcatgtgcagcagcaacaagctATCGTCTCCAAGCGCTTCTTCATCCACTCTGCGCCGGAGGAGGCTGAGGATTACAAGGAACGTCATATCACCGTCGGCGTGCCCAAGCGTAACTACAATGTGGTGTTTATCAAGTCGCCACAACGCAACAACAGGAAGACCATCAAGATCAGCCCCGCCGCTAACGAGGAGAAGACCGTCATCTACGTGCTGAGCAAGAAGGGCGAGAGCGACTTGAACGCCGAGGTTGTGGAGCAGGCCAGCTCCACTAGCAAGCCGGAGGTCTTCTTCATCAAGTACAAGACCAACGAAGAGGCCGCCCACGCCCAGCAGCAGATCCAAGCCCAGTACGACGCCCTGGGCGGCAGCAGCCAGCTGACCGACGAGGGAGTGGCTCCTGTCACCTCCGTAATTGGAGCGCTAGGCAACAGCGAGGGTCACATCGATACGGGATCCGTTGTGGGCGGCACGGGAACCGGTCAGATTGTCTCCACCAGCGCTGCCGGGTCTCACACGGGTAATGCATACCTGCCACCCAATTTCTAAATGTTGAGCTGGGTTTCCAAAACTAAGTATTGAGTtctgttttgaaattttgttattaataaatgtacGTTGATGTTGAATTTAAAGCAAGCAAGCTACAGTACTTCTTTGGAACAATTCGTTTTTAGTATTCTTCATTGCCCAATTTATTTCGTAATTTCTCTTTGTATACAAGCATCTAAGTTCCGCCACCTAGCTACATAAACAACCGCGAAGATGCCCTTTTTTAGTTGGTAACTTCGATCTGttagaaaacagaaaaactgagtcgctttaaaaattttaaatcaaactttgcttcttattttttttagttttttactTACATTATTGtctaattatacccgttacaaACAGTAAAAGGGTATGCTAGGGTATGTATGTaataggcagaaggaagcgtttccgacgatctaaaatacatatatatgtatattcttgatcaggatcaatagccaagtcgatctggtcatgtccgtctgtccgttcgtatgaacgtcgagatctcagggactataaaagctagaaagttgagataaagcataAAGACTCCGGTGacaaagacgcagcgcaagttgttgattcatgttgccacgcccactataaagctcacaaaccgctcaaaactgctacgctcacacttttgaaaaatgta
This genomic stretch from Drosophila yakuba strain Tai18E2 chromosome 3R, Prin_Dyak_Tai18E2_2.1, whole genome shotgun sequence harbors:
- the LOC6535263 gene encoding uncharacterized protein LOC6535263; this encodes MRGLIVLCLCSVVLAAPQGYNYNPGPSGFGGISTSTGGGSFFQGAVQVPPGQPQAVYQQPAAQTHHQQQHVQQQQAIVSKRFFIHSAPEEAEDYKERHITVGVPKRNYNVVFIKSPQRNNRKTIKISPAANEEKTVIYVLSKKGESDLNAEVVEQASSTSKPEVFFIKYKTNEEAAHAQQQIQAQYDALGGSSQLTDEGVAPVTSVIGALGNSEGHIDTGSVVGGTGTGQIVSTSAAGSHTGNAYLPPNF